The proteins below come from a single Pandoraea apista genomic window:
- a CDS encoding MFS transporter: MSHSVTSVSRFWFPFSLVLFEFAVYISNDMIMPGMPLVTREFGASADMTTLALTAAMLGNASLQWLLGPLADRFGRRRVLLSGLAMFVMACLAMHYVQTMPQFIVLRFLQGMGCCFVLTVGYPTVHEAFEEKTAVRVMALMANVSLLSPLFGPLAGAAVVSYWPWRSIFWLIAIVAVFSFIGLYRTMPELSRHDRGALNAKQLWAGYKLPLSSARFWRGAVLTGIAVTPLLTWIALGPVFLIERAGLSQMQYAVLQVPVFAALILGNVLLARQVGRWSNGRLLATGVAAMLIGAAVSLIGTAILAPGYPALLIGTSLHAFGMGMCYGVVYRQSLFAVDSPNRATVAGMLSMITIVVAVAVIEAMKVAYLHFGDAALGIGAMMAAALVAVLAANFVPPPAQDALAQPGR, translated from the coding sequence GTGTCTCACTCAGTAACGTCGGTTTCCAGATTCTGGTTTCCCTTCTCGCTTGTGCTCTTCGAGTTCGCCGTCTACATCTCGAACGACATGATCATGCCCGGCATGCCGCTGGTCACGCGTGAGTTCGGTGCGTCGGCGGACATGACCACGCTGGCGCTCACCGCTGCCATGCTCGGCAACGCCAGCCTGCAATGGCTGCTCGGACCGCTGGCCGATCGTTTCGGACGCCGTCGCGTGCTGCTCTCGGGGCTCGCGATGTTCGTCATGGCGTGTCTTGCCATGCACTACGTGCAGACCATGCCGCAATTCATCGTGCTGCGTTTCCTTCAGGGCATGGGCTGCTGTTTCGTGCTGACGGTGGGATATCCGACCGTGCATGAAGCGTTCGAAGAGAAGACGGCGGTTCGCGTCATGGCGCTCATGGCGAATGTCTCGTTGCTCTCGCCGCTCTTCGGGCCGCTGGCGGGCGCTGCGGTAGTGTCGTACTGGCCGTGGCGCAGTATCTTCTGGCTGATCGCCATCGTGGCCGTGTTCTCGTTCATCGGGCTGTATCGCACCATGCCGGAACTCTCTCGGCATGACCGGGGCGCGCTGAACGCGAAACAACTCTGGGCGGGCTACAAGCTGCCGCTCTCGAGCGCCCGCTTCTGGCGGGGTGCGGTGCTCACGGGGATTGCCGTCACGCCGCTGCTTACGTGGATCGCACTCGGTCCTGTGTTCCTGATCGAGCGCGCCGGACTGTCGCAGATGCAGTATGCCGTGCTGCAAGTGCCGGTATTCGCCGCGTTGATTCTCGGCAATGTGCTACTCGCCCGTCAGGTCGGCCGATGGTCCAACGGCCGATTGCTTGCGACGGGCGTGGCTGCCATGCTGATCGGTGCGGCGGTATCGCTGATCGGCACGGCGATTCTGGCGCCGGGGTACCCGGCGTTGCTCATCGGCACGTCGCTGCACGCGTTCGGCATGGGCATGTGCTACGGCGTCGTCTATCGGCAGTCGCTGTTCGCGGTGGACAGCCCGAATCGCGCAACGGTCGCGGGCATGCTGAGCATGATCACCATCGTTGTCGCGGTGGCGGTGATCGAGGCAATGAAGGTGGCGTATCTCCATTTCGGGGATGCTGCGCTTGGTATTGGCGCGATGATGGCCGCGGCGCTCGTCGCTGTGCTCGCTGCGAACTTCGTGCCGCCGCCCGCGCAGGACGCCCTGGCGCAACCGGGACGCTAG
- a CDS encoding Fe(3+) ABC transporter substrate-binding protein: MKTKTIGKLARLTVLGTTMAAAFGAHADTNGVLNLYSARHYQTDEQLFGTFTKQTGIKINRIEADDAALLERLKSEGAKSPADVILMVDAARLAKADEAGLFQPTKSATLDARIPAKLHAASTKAGTDWYGFSTRARVIVYNKDKVDPKTVQTYTSLADPSHKGQVCTRSGSHPYMLSLVGALIAREGAQATQKWAEGMVANFARAPRGGDTDQIKAVATGECGVALANSYYYVRMARSDKPEDKALMSKVGFIWPDQAGKGTHVNVAGAGVAKHAPNQANAVKFLEYLASDEAQQYFANGNNEWPAVTTTKVDNPALAALGDFKAEDVPIGVIAKNLPEAQRILDRAGYK, translated from the coding sequence ATGAAGACGAAGACGATCGGTAAATTGGCGCGACTGACGGTGCTCGGCACCACGATGGCGGCGGCGTTCGGTGCACACGCGGACACCAACGGCGTGCTGAATCTATACTCGGCGCGTCACTATCAGACCGACGAGCAGCTTTTCGGCACGTTCACCAAGCAGACTGGCATCAAGATCAATCGTATCGAAGCGGACGACGCGGCATTGCTGGAACGCCTGAAGAGCGAGGGCGCCAAGAGCCCGGCAGACGTCATTCTGATGGTCGACGCAGCACGTCTGGCGAAAGCCGACGAAGCAGGACTGTTCCAGCCGACCAAATCGGCCACGCTCGATGCCCGCATTCCGGCCAAGCTGCACGCCGCGAGCACCAAGGCGGGCACGGACTGGTACGGCTTTTCGACGCGCGCCCGCGTGATCGTCTACAACAAGGACAAGGTCGACCCGAAGACGGTGCAAACGTACACTTCGCTCGCCGATCCGTCGCACAAGGGGCAGGTCTGCACACGCTCAGGCTCGCATCCGTACATGCTCTCGCTGGTCGGCGCACTGATCGCCCGTGAAGGCGCTCAGGCAACGCAGAAGTGGGCCGAAGGCATGGTGGCGAACTTTGCCCGCGCGCCGCGCGGTGGCGACACCGATCAGATCAAGGCCGTGGCGACCGGCGAGTGCGGTGTGGCACTGGCGAACTCTTACTATTACGTGCGCATGGCGCGCTCGGACAAACCGGAAGATAAGGCCCTGATGTCGAAGGTCGGCTTCATCTGGCCGGATCAGGCGGGCAAGGGCACTCATGTGAACGTGGCGGGCGCCGGCGTTGCCAAGCATGCCCCGAACCAAGCCAACGCCGTGAAATTCCTCGAGTATCTGGCGAGCGATGAAGCACAACAGTACTTTGCGAACGGTAACAACGAGTGGCCAGCCGTAACGACGACCAAGGTCGACAACCCGGCGCTCGCCGCGTTGGGCGATTTCAAGGCGGAAGACGTGCCCATCGGCGTGATCGCAAAGAATCTGCCGGAAGCACAACGTATTCTGGATCGGGCCGGCTATAAGTAA
- a CDS encoding microcin C ABC transporter permease YejB → MWSYILKRLLIMIPTLLGVITLTFVVIQFVPGGPVEQVMLELKGRGGGGEASGGGGGSDYRGRRGIDAQQLAQIKALYGFDKTPAERYWLMLKRFAKFDLGESYFRHQSVWSLIVSKLPVSISLGLWTFFLTYLISVPLGIAKAVRNGSRFDTLTSLVVLVGYAIPGFVLGVLLLVLFGGGTFWQVFPLRELVSDNWSDLSWPAKITDYLWHITLPVTASVVGSFAVITMLTKNAFLDEIRRQYVLTARAKGLSERKVLFKHVFRNALIPLITGFPAAFIGAFFAGSLLIETLFSLDGLGRLSYESVQRRDYPVVLGSLYLFTLIGLLTKLISDLCYVLVDPRIQFDRVEH, encoded by the coding sequence ATGTGGTCCTACATACTCAAACGTCTGCTGATCATGATCCCGACGTTGCTCGGCGTGATCACGCTCACCTTCGTCGTTATTCAATTCGTGCCGGGTGGGCCGGTCGAGCAGGTGATGCTCGAACTCAAGGGCCGGGGTGGTGGCGGTGAGGCGAGCGGTGGCGGAGGCGGTAGCGATTATCGCGGACGCCGCGGTATCGACGCGCAGCAGCTCGCACAGATCAAGGCGCTCTACGGCTTCGACAAGACCCCGGCGGAGCGCTACTGGCTGATGCTCAAACGCTTCGCGAAATTCGATCTCGGCGAGAGTTACTTCCGTCATCAGAGCGTGTGGTCGTTGATTGTCTCGAAGCTGCCGGTATCGATTTCTCTCGGGCTATGGACGTTTTTCCTCACATACCTGATATCGGTGCCGTTGGGCATTGCCAAGGCGGTACGCAACGGGTCCCGTTTCGACACGCTCACGAGTCTGGTCGTGCTCGTGGGCTATGCGATTCCGGGCTTCGTGCTCGGGGTGTTGCTGCTGGTGCTCTTCGGCGGTGGCACGTTCTGGCAGGTGTTCCCGTTGCGCGAGCTTGTCTCCGATAACTGGAGCGATTTGTCGTGGCCGGCAAAGATTACCGATTATCTGTGGCACATCACGCTGCCGGTGACGGCGTCGGTCGTTGGCAGTTTCGCGGTAATCACCATGCTCACGAAGAATGCCTTCCTCGACGAAATTCGCCGGCAGTATGTGCTGACGGCGCGCGCCAAAGGGCTCTCCGAGCGCAAGGTACTGTTCAAGCATGTCTTTCGTAACGCGTTGATTCCGCTGATTACCGGTTTCCCGGCGGCCTTCATCGGTGCGTTCTTCGCCGGGTCTTTGCTGATCGAGACGCTGTTCTCGCTCGACGGTCTCGGTCGCCTGTCGTACGAATCGGTGCAGCGTCGCGACTATCCGGTCGTGCTCGGCTCGCTGTATCTGTTCACGCTCATCGGCTTGCTCACCAAGCTCATCTCCGACCTGTGCTACGTGCTGGTCGACCCGCGCATTCAATTCGATCGAGTGGAGCACTGA
- a CDS encoding patatin-like phospholipase family protein produces MSPSTPLASDSVCRRAVTSPRTTLSALVVATVLAGCASAPPVVSQGNAPATPVSPAPSVAQTPTAPAAPIAPPKIVRPLKIGLALGGGAARGFAHVGVIKALEARGIHADIVVGTSAGSVVGAMYASGLNGFQLNRLASTMDEASISDWTMPFRSRGMLRGEALQSYVNKILKDRPIEQMPRQLGIVATDLQSGAPILFRRGNTGQAVRASSSVPGVFEPVHIGSRDYVDGGLVAPVPAEYARQMGADFVIAVDISANPTAQATQGQFDILMQTFTIMGQSIKQYELEKNADVVIRPSLAKMAASDFQGRNRAILAGEEAVAKMWPEIQRKLADAQTDATRGVPQASR; encoded by the coding sequence ATGTCGCCTTCTACTCCCCTCGCATCCGACTCGGTGTGCCGCCGGGCCGTCACCTCCCCGCGTACAACCCTGAGCGCCCTCGTGGTGGCCACCGTGCTCGCCGGGTGCGCTAGCGCACCGCCGGTCGTCTCGCAGGGCAATGCCCCTGCTACGCCCGTCAGCCCCGCGCCGTCGGTCGCACAAACGCCAACCGCTCCGGCCGCCCCCATCGCCCCGCCCAAAATCGTGCGACCGCTCAAGATCGGTCTGGCACTCGGCGGCGGCGCGGCCCGTGGCTTCGCCCATGTGGGGGTGATCAAAGCACTGGAAGCCCGTGGTATCCATGCGGACATCGTGGTCGGCACCAGCGCGGGCAGCGTCGTTGGCGCCATGTACGCTTCCGGCTTGAACGGCTTCCAGCTCAATCGTCTCGCCTCGACGATGGATGAAGCGTCGATCAGCGACTGGACAATGCCCTTCCGTTCGCGCGGCATGTTGCGCGGCGAGGCGCTACAGTCCTACGTCAACAAGATCCTCAAGGATCGTCCGATCGAACAGATGCCGCGTCAGTTAGGCATTGTGGCCACCGACTTGCAGAGCGGCGCACCGATCCTGTTCCGTCGCGGCAATACCGGCCAGGCCGTACGCGCCTCGAGCAGCGTGCCGGGCGTGTTCGAACCCGTACACATCGGCTCGCGCGATTATGTCGACGGCGGCCTCGTTGCCCCCGTACCGGCCGAGTACGCCCGCCAGATGGGCGCCGACTTCGTGATCGCGGTCGACATCTCCGCCAATCCGACGGCACAAGCCACGCAGGGCCAGTTCGACATCCTTATGCAGACGTTCACGATCATGGGTCAGTCGATCAAGCAGTATGAACTGGAGAAGAATGCGGACGTGGTGATCCGTCCGTCGCTGGCAAAGATGGCCGCCTCTGACTTTCAGGGCCGCAATCGCGCCATTCTGGCCGGCGAGGAAGCCGTGGCGAAAATGTGGCCGGAAATTCAGCGTAAGTTAGCCGATGCGCAGACAGACGCCACGCGTGGCGTGCCGCAGGCCTCGCGCTGA
- a CDS encoding C40 family peptidase — MQTTTPSRTRKTLLLAFTAAGLVTASLTAKADDYNNGPSPAARAAAAIQASNTSQNATSNVTDAPQAAVEESRVQRAQKLLSNVTDKASDVVLGALNYIGVRYKYGGNTPDSGLDCSGFVRYVFQDTLNFMLPRRSEEMSQVGERIAKTDLKPGDLVFFNTMRRSFSHVGIYIGGDKFVHAPATGGKIRVEDLRESYWSARYNGARRVETLKASAELTRVEQLFKNDHPM, encoded by the coding sequence ATGCAGACGACGACCCCTTCGCGCACCCGCAAGACACTCCTTCTCGCGTTCACTGCCGCAGGCCTCGTCACCGCCTCGTTGACGGCGAAGGCTGACGATTACAACAATGGTCCGAGCCCCGCTGCCCGTGCCGCCGCCGCCATTCAGGCTAGCAACACTTCCCAAAATGCTACGAGCAACGTCACCGATGCCCCGCAGGCGGCGGTCGAAGAGTCGCGCGTGCAACGTGCACAGAAACTGCTCTCGAACGTTACCGACAAGGCGTCGGACGTCGTACTTGGCGCGCTGAATTACATTGGCGTTCGCTATAAGTACGGTGGCAATACGCCGGATAGCGGTCTGGATTGCAGCGGTTTCGTGCGCTACGTGTTCCAGGACACGCTCAATTTCATGCTGCCGCGCCGCTCGGAAGAAATGAGTCAGGTGGGTGAACGCATTGCCAAGACCGATCTGAAGCCGGGCGATCTGGTGTTCTTCAACACGATGCGCCGCAGCTTCTCGCACGTCGGTATCTATATTGGCGGCGACAAGTTCGTGCACGCCCCGGCCACCGGCGGCAAGATCCGCGTGGAAGACCTGCGCGAGTCGTACTGGTCCGCGCGCTATAACGGTGCCCGCCGTGTCGAAACGCTCAAGGCGAGTGCAGAACTCACGCGTGTCGAGCAGCTCTTCAAGAACGACCATCCGATGTAA
- a CDS encoding aspartyl/asparaginyl beta-hydroxylase domain-containing protein, whose amino-acid sequence MSATRSPVQNPNRTLPRWLAKFFFQCVESAQRRIAHGSLVGDKPIFDNAQFPWVDALEAQAPAIAKELEAVLATPGRLPAFHEISPDVATITQDHQWQTFVFLGYGMRAERNLARCPATARALEGIPGLRTAFFSILSPGKQIPLHRGPYNGVLRLHLALKVPRQREHCWIEVDGQRYVWQANRAVIFDDAYPHQVHNDTDETRVVLFVDFERPCKVPVSWLNKLLLAFAPLTPELQQAKTNHEKWERDYYAAPTATTQNAAGTLAANAPEADPVAHGSHAEVHRREAVTDERAHG is encoded by the coding sequence TTGAGTGCTACACGATCGCCCGTGCAGAACCCCAACCGTACTCTTCCCCGCTGGCTCGCCAAATTTTTCTTTCAGTGTGTTGAATCCGCACAACGCCGCATCGCTCACGGCTCGCTGGTCGGCGACAAGCCCATCTTCGATAACGCTCAGTTCCCCTGGGTCGATGCCCTCGAAGCGCAAGCGCCGGCGATCGCCAAAGAGCTCGAAGCCGTGCTGGCCACCCCGGGGCGTCTGCCCGCATTTCACGAGATCTCGCCCGACGTCGCCACCATCACGCAAGACCATCAGTGGCAGACCTTCGTGTTTCTCGGCTACGGCATGCGTGCCGAGCGAAATCTCGCCCGCTGTCCGGCCACGGCGCGCGCCCTCGAAGGCATTCCCGGGTTGCGCACGGCGTTCTTCTCCATCCTCTCGCCCGGCAAGCAGATCCCGCTGCATCGCGGCCCGTACAACGGCGTGCTGCGCCTGCACCTCGCGCTGAAGGTGCCGCGCCAGCGTGAGCACTGCTGGATCGAAGTCGATGGCCAGCGCTATGTCTGGCAGGCGAATCGCGCGGTGATCTTCGACGACGCGTACCCGCATCAAGTCCACAACGACACCGACGAAACCCGTGTGGTGCTGTTCGTCGACTTCGAGCGCCCCTGCAAAGTCCCGGTGTCCTGGCTCAACAAGCTGCTGCTGGCCTTCGCCCCGCTCACACCGGAATTGCAGCAAGCGAAGACCAATCACGAGAAGTGGGAGCGCGACTACTACGCCGCACCCACCGCAACGACTCAAAACGCTGCGGGCACGCTGGCGGCCAATGCGCCCGAGGCTGATCCGGTAGCACACGGCTCGCACGCGGAAGTGCATCGTCGCGAAGCCGTCACCGACGAACGCGCACACGGCTGA
- a CDS encoding ABC transporter ATP-binding protein, which translates to MSGPLLSIENLSVRFGDTDAVKDISLAIERGERVALVGESGSGKSVTALAILRLLQDAQIRGRILLDGVDLASLSERAMRGVRGNDVAMIFQEPMTALNPLYPIGEQIAEALELHEGLSSRDARTRAVELLRRTGIPEPERRVSHFPHELSGGQRQRAMIAMALACRPKLLLADEPTTALDVTIRTQIIELLLELQRDAAEKRGMAVLLITHDLNLVRRFAQRVAVMEKGVLVECADTETLFANPQHPYTKKLIDSRPQREIHPVLPIAPVLLEARGVTVDYPTAQPGMRGWFRRGRFRAVHPVDLAVRQGETLGVVGESGSGKTTLAMALLGLQHASAGQIEFQGEPLSSYRGAAQRTLRSRMQIVFQDPFGSLSPRMTIEEIVGEGLALHRPEQTEDERRARVADVLREVGIDARAMSRYPHEFSGGQRQRIAIARALVVDPQILVLDEPTSALDVSIQQQVLHLLAQLQIKYNLSYLFISHDLAVMRAMAHRVLVFKDGHLVEQGDTESVFFEPQNEYTRELVAAAML; encoded by the coding sequence GTGAGCGGGCCGCTTCTCAGTATCGAAAACCTGTCGGTGCGCTTCGGCGACACCGACGCGGTGAAGGACATCAGCCTGGCCATCGAGCGGGGCGAGCGCGTCGCGCTGGTCGGTGAGTCGGGCTCGGGCAAGAGCGTGACGGCACTGGCCATTCTGCGCCTGTTGCAGGACGCCCAGATTCGCGGACGCATCCTGCTCGACGGCGTGGACCTGGCGTCGCTGAGCGAGCGCGCCATGCGCGGCGTACGCGGCAACGACGTTGCCATGATCTTCCAGGAGCCGATGACCGCGCTCAATCCGCTCTATCCGATTGGCGAGCAGATCGCGGAGGCGCTCGAGTTGCACGAGGGACTTTCTTCCCGAGATGCCAGGACGCGTGCGGTGGAGTTGCTGCGCCGTACCGGCATTCCCGAGCCGGAACGCCGCGTGTCGCACTTCCCGCATGAGCTGTCCGGCGGCCAGCGCCAGCGCGCCATGATTGCGATGGCGCTCGCGTGCCGTCCCAAGTTGCTGCTGGCAGACGAGCCGACCACGGCGCTCGATGTGACCATTCGTACACAGATCATCGAGCTGCTGCTCGAACTGCAACGCGACGCCGCCGAAAAGCGCGGTATGGCGGTGCTGCTCATTACGCACGATCTGAATCTGGTGCGGCGGTTCGCCCAACGCGTTGCGGTGATGGAAAAGGGCGTCCTCGTAGAGTGCGCCGATACGGAGACGCTCTTCGCGAATCCGCAGCATCCGTATACGAAGAAGCTCATCGATAGCCGTCCGCAACGTGAGATTCACCCCGTGCTGCCGATTGCGCCGGTGTTGCTCGAAGCGCGGGGCGTCACGGTGGATTACCCGACCGCACAGCCGGGGATGCGTGGCTGGTTCCGCCGCGGGCGGTTCCGGGCGGTGCATCCGGTCGATCTGGCCGTGCGTCAGGGGGAGACGCTCGGCGTGGTGGGTGAGTCGGGCTCGGGCAAGACGACGCTTGCCATGGCGTTGCTCGGGCTTCAGCACGCAAGCGCCGGGCAAATCGAGTTTCAGGGCGAACCACTTTCGTCCTATCGGGGTGCCGCGCAACGCACCTTGCGCTCACGCATGCAGATCGTGTTTCAGGACCCGTTTGGTTCGCTGTCGCCGCGCATGACCATCGAGGAGATTGTGGGGGAGGGGCTTGCCCTGCATCGTCCGGAGCAGACAGAGGACGAACGGCGCGCCCGTGTGGCGGACGTGTTGCGCGAAGTGGGGATCGATGCTCGTGCCATGTCGCGCTATCCGCACGAGTTCTCGGGCGGTCAACGGCAGCGGATTGCGATTGCGCGCGCGCTTGTCGTCGATCCGCAAATTCTTGTGCTCGACGAGCCGACCAGCGCGCTCGACGTCTCGATTCAGCAGCAGGTGCTCCATTTGCTTGCGCAATTGCAGATCAAGTACAACCTGAGCTACCTCTTCATCAGTCACGATCTGGCGGTCATGCGTGCCATGGCGCACCGTGTTCTGGTGTTCAAGGATGGGCATCTCGTGGAGCAGGGGGATACGGAGTCGGTATTTTTTGAGCCACAAAACGAGTACACCCGGGAATTGGTCGCGGCGGCCATGTTATAG
- a CDS encoding extracellular solute-binding protein, producing MLLTGLLLAPMAHAKYAIAQYGEPKYPEGFTHFDYVNPDAPRGGTLTLANPDRRTSFDKFNPFTLRGTSPPGVAGLMFETLGIGSADEPATVYGLLADDIAVAADGASVTFHINPAARFNNGDAVSAQDVKYSFDTLMSPQAAPGFKVMLSDVKGVTVLDNRRVRFDFRRVSPDLPLLVASVPVFSPKWGVGADGKRKAFDALTFETPVASGPYLIESYDGGRRITFRRDPKYWGNHLPVRRGTYNFDRIVYKLYSDDIVRLEGFKAGEFDAITEYRARSWVRSYVGKRFRDGELIKREFVHHNAAGMQGFILNLRRDMFRDVRVRRALDLALDYQWLNRQLFYNQYQRIYSYFTNGDLAARGMPSAAELKLLEPLRNKLDPAVFGPMVVQPTTTPPASLRENLREARALLAQAGWTYRDGALRNAKGEPFVFEFLDDGGSMGPVASAYARNLAKLGITLNFRTSDFALYQKRIETFDFDMISLRYPDSQIPGTELIDRFGSQSANVEGSDNVIGLKDPAVDALLTALVRAHTYEDLVASARALDRVLMHGYYIVPHWFSSTHRMAYQQYLRFPETLPLYYTAEGWLVSMWWDSRAGQGKAATTGGATSQASPASPLAGASAASAVSR from the coding sequence ATGCTCTTGACGGGCCTTCTGCTGGCGCCCATGGCGCATGCCAAGTACGCTATCGCGCAATACGGTGAGCCCAAGTATCCGGAGGGATTCACGCACTTCGACTACGTCAATCCGGACGCGCCGCGTGGCGGCACGCTAACATTGGCCAATCCCGATCGTCGCACCAGCTTCGACAAATTCAACCCGTTCACGCTGCGTGGCACGTCGCCGCCGGGCGTGGCCGGTCTCATGTTCGAGACGCTCGGCATTGGCAGCGCGGATGAACCGGCGACCGTCTACGGCCTGCTCGCCGACGATATCGCCGTGGCTGCCGATGGCGCCTCGGTCACGTTCCACATCAATCCGGCGGCACGTTTCAACAACGGCGACGCGGTCAGCGCGCAGGACGTCAAGTACTCCTTCGATACCCTGATGAGTCCGCAGGCGGCACCGGGCTTCAAGGTCATGCTCTCTGACGTGAAGGGGGTGACGGTTCTTGACAACCGCCGCGTGCGCTTCGACTTTCGACGCGTGAGTCCCGACCTGCCGCTGCTCGTGGCCTCGGTGCCGGTCTTCTCGCCGAAGTGGGGCGTGGGAGCCGATGGCAAACGCAAGGCGTTCGATGCGCTGACGTTCGAGACGCCGGTGGCGAGTGGCCCCTATCTGATCGAGTCGTACGACGGCGGCCGGCGTATCACCTTCCGGCGCGATCCGAAGTACTGGGGGAATCATCTCCCGGTGCGGCGCGGCACCTATAACTTCGATCGCATCGTCTACAAACTGTACTCCGACGACATCGTGCGGCTCGAAGGCTTCAAGGCGGGCGAGTTCGACGCGATCACCGAGTATCGTGCGCGAAGCTGGGTGCGCAGTTACGTGGGCAAGCGTTTCCGCGACGGCGAACTGATCAAGCGTGAGTTCGTCCACCACAATGCGGCCGGCATGCAAGGGTTCATTCTGAACCTGCGGCGCGACATGTTCCGCGACGTGCGCGTGCGCCGCGCGCTCGATCTCGCGCTCGACTACCAGTGGCTCAACCGGCAACTGTTCTACAACCAGTATCAGCGCATCTACAGCTATTTCACCAACGGCGATCTCGCGGCGCGCGGCATGCCTAGCGCGGCAGAGTTGAAGCTGCTCGAGCCGCTGCGCAACAAGCTCGATCCGGCAGTGTTCGGGCCGATGGTCGTGCAGCCGACGACTACGCCGCCCGCGAGCCTGCGCGAGAATCTGCGCGAGGCGCGGGCGTTGTTGGCGCAAGCCGGATGGACCTATCGCGACGGTGCGTTGCGTAACGCGAAGGGCGAGCCGTTCGTGTTCGAGTTTCTCGACGACGGCGGTTCGATGGGACCGGTCGCGTCCGCTTACGCGCGTAATCTCGCGAAGCTCGGCATCACGCTGAACTTCCGCACGAGTGATTTTGCGTTGTATCAGAAGCGCATCGAGACGTTCGACTTCGACATGATTTCGCTGCGCTATCCCGATTCGCAGATTCCGGGCACCGAATTGATCGACCGGTTCGGCAGTCAGTCGGCCAATGTGGAAGGCTCGGATAACGTCATCGGTCTCAAAGACCCCGCCGTCGATGCCCTGCTGACTGCGCTGGTACGCGCGCATACCTACGAGGATCTCGTGGCCTCGGCGCGCGCGCTCGATCGCGTGCTGATGCACGGCTACTACATCGTGCCGCACTGGTTCTCGTCGACGCATCGCATGGCGTACCAGCAATATCTGCGCTTCCCGGAAACACTGCCGCTGTACTACACCGCAGAGGGCTGGCTCGTGTCGATGTGGTGGGATTCGCGTGCGGGGCAGGGCAAGGCGGCTACGACGGGTGGGGCGACATCACAGGCATCCCCGGCATCCCCGTTGGCCGGCGCATCTGCTGCGTCTGCGGTATCCCGATAG
- a CDS encoding ABC transporter permease, protein MTRSATPSPRPSPFASSPAPSRAPRWRVWRRFRSHRMGYWSLIAFVVLFGISLFAEVIANDKPWVVRYEGQWYFPLVKTYPESTFGGDFPTPTDYLDPFIEGRIRSGENFAIYPPVRYSYDTINYFAKVPNPAPPSSENWLGTDDRGRDVFSRLLYGFRLSVIFALALTVSGTLLGVLAGAVQGFYGGRIDLTLQRLIEIWGSLPELYLLIIFASIFEPHLWLLFVLLSLFGWIGLSDYVRAEFLRNRQLDYVRAARAMGLSNWQIIRRHVLPNSMTPVITFLPFRMSGAILALTSLDFLGLGVPPPTPSLGELLNQGKANLDAWWISLATFVVLVLTLLLLTFMGDALRNALDTRVADKQAAAGGAM, encoded by the coding sequence GTGACCCGATCCGCCACGCCATCGCCACGCCCATCGCCGTTCGCCTCATCGCCCGCGCCATCGCGCGCGCCGCGCTGGCGTGTGTGGCGGCGCTTTCGCAGCCATCGCATGGGTTATTGGAGCCTCATCGCGTTTGTTGTGCTGTTCGGCATCAGCCTGTTTGCCGAAGTCATCGCCAACGACAAGCCGTGGGTCGTTCGCTACGAAGGGCAATGGTATTTCCCGCTCGTGAAGACGTACCCCGAATCGACCTTCGGCGGCGACTTCCCGACACCGACCGATTACCTCGACCCGTTCATCGAGGGGCGGATTCGCTCGGGCGAGAACTTCGCGATCTACCCGCCAGTGCGCTATAGCTACGACACCATCAACTATTTTGCGAAGGTGCCCAATCCTGCGCCCCCGTCCTCGGAGAACTGGCTGGGTACGGACGATCGCGGGCGAGACGTCTTCTCTCGGCTGCTCTACGGGTTCCGGCTCTCGGTGATCTTCGCGCTGGCGTTGACTGTCTCGGGTACCTTGCTTGGGGTGCTGGCCGGTGCCGTGCAGGGCTTTTACGGCGGGCGCATCGATCTGACGCTGCAACGCCTGATCGAAATCTGGGGATCGCTGCCCGAGCTGTATCTGCTCATCATTTTTGCGTCGATCTTCGAGCCGCACCTCTGGCTGCTCTTCGTGCTGCTCTCGCTGTTCGGCTGGATCGGCTTGTCCGACTACGTGCGGGCCGAGTTTCTGCGCAATCGTCAGCTCGATTACGTGCGCGCGGCGCGGGCGATGGGATTATCGAACTGGCAGATCATCCGGCGTCACGTGCTGCCCAACAGCATGACGCCCGTCATCACGTTTCTGCCGTTCCGCATGAGCGGGGCGATTCTGGCGCTCACGAGTCTCGACTTTCTCGGACTCGGTGTGCCGCCACCCACGCCAAGCCTTGGCGAACTTCTCAACCAGGGCAAGGCAAATCTCGACGCGTGGTGGATTTCGCTGGCCACATTCGTGGTGCTGGTGCTCACGCTGTTGTTGCTCACGTTCATGGGAGACGCTTTACGCAACGCGCTGGATACGCGCGTTGCAGACAAGCAGGCTGCGGCCGGGGGGGCAATGTGA